DNA sequence from the Mauremys mutica isolate MM-2020 ecotype Southern chromosome 9, ASM2049712v1, whole genome shotgun sequence genome:
ATGAATCAGCAGATGAAATGCCATCATGGGACAGTTACAATGCAAGTTTTGATTAGCAAAGAACAATTTAATATGGAGATTTAAAAACAGTTGAAGTTGTGACAACTGATTTTGGATCATTAAACTGAGAGCTTCTTTAAAACACACATCACTCAAAGGAAGCGAGCAAGACACCTTGCACAGAAAGTCTATGATACAAAGTTAAGTGCCCTTTAAATTCTAGAAATACTTAAGGTtcttattccttttttaaaactgGTGCCAGCAGGAATACTGTAAATACTTTAGTATAACTCTGTTTTGGTATCTATGGGGATGCCAGGTTGTAACAGGCACTAGGTTTCTGGTCACTTGTGCACAACAGTTCTCTAAAGCATTTAGAAACTGGGCTTTAACTCCCAGATATGCCAACTGAAGTTTAAATTTCCATTCATTTAGATGTGTTAACTAGAAGAATGGCCACTGAAGCTACCAAAATAAGAGGGAGCTATTGCAGCTCTTGTTGGAATTAAGTGGGTTACTACTGTCACTTCAACGTAAACTTGCTTGAAAAAATCATTAGTATGGCATTTAGTACTGTGAGCCAGAAGAAGATACTAGGCACTCTGAAGTCCCTGGCAAGCATTCCAGGTTTAAGTTAAAGGCAGCCAGGTTACCCTGCAATTGTGACAGTAACTAAGGAATGCGGGTGAGACAAGTACAAGTGTAATGCAATTTTACAAGTTGCCCAATGCATCATATTAGTGCCCTAATTTAGACTGTTCCCTTTTCAGACTGTTCCCTGCTTAGCTTAATAATATTTGTAACATGCACACATGAATCCCAAGATAATATCTTTACCTAATAATTTGTAAAATAAGGCTTATTTGCTACTTGGAGTACAACTATGGAACCCCATGTTTTTCTTAGTCCAGGAAGTAGGAGTTACATTCCCATTGTTTTATCTGACAAAAACACCAAAAGAGACAAAGCACCCACAGTCTCCAGCCCTAATTAGATGATGCAAATGTTTACTTGAAGTGGTTTGTTTGCATTTGGGAACTTGCACTTGCTTCATTAAAGTGAAACTGGAACAGTGATCACATTCAGATTTACAAGGTTTGATATCCAGCATAGGTTTTTCTTCTGCCAATTATGTAAGCGATCACTATAATGACAATCAAGCCCGCAAGAGCAGCACCAACTATAATTGGTATTAGAATGGTGTCATCATCCAGCGAACACTCCTGGGCTGTAGATGAGAAAAAGGTTGTGACAAGGAATAAATAAAGAAACAGCATGCTATTGTACCTCTCTTGGGAAACAAAAATACTTTCCTTAACACGAAGGCTCAAAGTTACAAGCAAGTATTTATCATACCTGTATAGTTTAGTGAGAAAAAAACTGTACAGATTCATAGgtagtttccctatgttctagtTTACAGTTAGCAGATGGGGCATGTTGCTAGACAGTAGCTTATTTACTAAAATGATAAAGTTTAAGAGGCATTAGAGAAGGCATTGTAGAGGGTAAGTTTTTATGTCAACTAATATaaacttgtattagatgaatgaGTAATTGCAGTATCACAATTCTATTAGAGATTTAAATACAAAGTTAGAAAAAGCCTAGTTAGTGTAAGTCAGGCTGAAGTGTGTACACAGATGTTTTAAATGAGTTCAAAGGCAACATGGTTTCAGTATTGAAAAGCCAGCTGAAGTGGTCATAAGCTAACATGTGGATGATGAAGTGGCTGTAACACGGAGCACCAATTGCAATCAGAACTCATTTAGTAGCATTTAAAAGGAGTTCAATGTTAACGCAAGAacagccaaactgggtcagaccaaaggtccatctagcccagcgtcctgtcttctaacagtggccaatgccaggtgccccagagggaatgatcacttgattacttgttctgttccagtccctgttgcccattcccagcttctggctaacacaggatagggacaccatccctgtccatcctggctagtagccattgatggacctatcctccctgaaATTTGTCTAGTTATTTTTAACCTTGTTATGGTCTTTACAACACCCTCTGTTAAGGAGTtcaacaggttgactgcattgaagaaatacttccttgtgtttgttttaaacctgctgcctattaatttcatttggtgactcctagttcttgtgttatgagaagtaaacacttatttactgtctccataccagtcatgttTTTAGAGACCATCATATCCCCCAACCCCCTTAGTCTTATCAATCTCCTCACtcagctgtttcatacccctagtcatttttgttgctctttcctgaaccttttccaattccaatatctatCTATATTACTATGATAAGTCTTTcagtatactttaaaaaaaatccaattttaaaaAGGCACACTTCCACCTCCCATCCTAACTTACATATTTTATCAGTCTACAAACTGATCTAAACACAAAAGTGGGCTGCAAGCACTACTTTAACATATACCTAGTTTTCAAGTACTATTTACAGAATTATGCAGAAACCCATTTGGCCTTCCACAATCAGAATTAGTGTTGAGAAAGATTAGGTCTTCCCACACCCCTGGCCAATGCAAGGTTGTACTTTGCAGTAAGAACTTTTCCCAGTTTTTTGGACCCCAGTCACTTGACTAATCCTTCCCCCCTCCAGTCTGATGAGAAAAAGCTTGGATTACATTCAGCAGAAGTGCTCTTTTTCCAAGCTTCATCCCATTATTTCTTGCAGCCCTCTGGGCAGACTCCCTCACTCCCAGCATTTGCAGATTTCAGTAAGTCAACTGTGGTTCTCtatggctgtggggggagggggaagactgTCAAAGTCAATGTCTTTAGGCCCTTTTGTATAAACCTACAGGGCTGTTGCCAGTTCgtggtgtgatttttttcttaaGGGAGGTTTCTCCAGGGCAAAACATTGATAAAAGCAAGGtgttcatatcaaccaggatagaAGGCTAGTGCCAATTCCCAAATGGAAATTTGAGAGAGAGTCATTTTAGCCTAAGCAAAAATAAAGTACTGGCCAGTGGATTAGTTATGCTAGTATCTATAAAGCTTTTATCCACTCCTATGTTATGAACCTTGTTAGCGCACCCTACAAGTCTGCTTGATTTGGGTTTATTCTTACCTTTAGAATACTTGTTGTCTTGTACTTTGAATGGCTGAATCCTTAGATCAAAAGTATGTATTTGAAGATCTTCAGTCACCAAAACAGTCTGCTCTTTTTGGCACATGTAGGAACTGCCCAGGAAGGTGTCCCAAATGCTGAGGTTGTTGTTTCCAGCATTTAAAGGTtcttaagaaaaaaagagaatatTCTAATATGGACATTTGTTGAGGAGTTTTCTATGGACTAAAAAGTCGAGAGTGCCAGGTTCAAAGGATGTACTACCAAGATCATAGGCCTATTCAGCTGAAAGGTACAGAGTCCATTTCTCAGCATTATTTTCTCTGAAATGCGGTTATGTAGCAGTTTAAAGGACAGTTACAAGTTTGTTGACTATAGGAAGTCTGGTTCAGTACAGAAGAGGGATGGATAATTAAAGCTATTACAGTTTCAGAAGATTTATATCAGTAGTCTACTCACACCTGCCCTTGCAGTTCATCACTGCAACAGTATAAACTGTTAAGATGTCTAAGACAATAAAGTTTAGACATGTAATGTTGGCAATCTCTATAATTAATATTAGTAGGCCAGCATGATCCactttttttaaaacccacatttaagaatttaaaaaacaaaaaacaaaaaaaaacacactacTTTGTTTTCTGAAATGCTAGAGAGTGAGAATTCTCAGTTATCTGGAAGAACTTGGAAGGAAAGATCAGTTTTCCTTCCATATAGAAGAATAGTTACCTTAGATCTGTAAGACACatgtctagaacagtggttctcaaagcttaTTTCATCACAgaccccttctttgtgtctgtagtcctTTATGGCTAGCCCCCAGGTACATATACcggacacccagctctgaaggcaacactgcaccagtagcagcacagaagtaagggtggcaatgtgaaaagtgatatttgtgaatatcacttttcacagcagacttagtgcctcactgccacccttacttctgtgctgctactgcTGGCGACCACTCATGGtggtccatctgtctgtcccctccTGCACACGGAAGTCAGGCAGtccgtccatccctcccccacagtcCCTTTTATCCCCTACCCTGCCTTCTGGGTGTGCACAGTCCTTCTGCATGAGCCCCAGCTGCcaggggctgacagccagagttggggggtgggggaggaagagttTGTGCTCCCTTAACAAATTCCTGTACCTCCTACTCCATAGCTTGAGAACCCGCTGATCTGGAAGAATATGCTTAAGCCTTATAGGCTGCATCTCTTTGCAAAGAATATTGCTGTGCCTATTAATGAGAACTGCTCACTTCGGGTTCTCATACTAAAGACTGTCAGCAAAGTGGCTGTGTATCTCCTTTCCCAAGGAAGGATTAAGAACTTTACCGCACTTCAGGAAACTTCAGAGATAGGCAAGAATACGTGCTACACGGTTGTAACAAGGCCAAAATGGGATAAGGAAAGTAGCAAGTTAGGGCAATATCTAAAGCAAATATAGACACAATTTGTTACTATAGCTAGTCACTGTAGATTTGACCATGGAGTATGAACTAGTATTGGTTAAAACAATTAGTTGACAAGTATATGCTAAATATAGACAGAATGCAGTCAACACTGAAGTGCTTTCTTTAAGACAAATAGTATCTTACCAGAACCATTTATAGAGCTGATCAGGGTGATGTTCACTTCTTTCAGATAGAATCTTTGTGTGTTTGCAGTTGTGTTTTTCtgtttaagagaaaaaaaatcccatgtgtGTTAAAATTGAAGGTttatcccacacacacacactctttgaaGATTAAAAGTGCATACTGCAGAGGTAAGCTACAAGTGTGAAAGAGCATTTACCAACAAAGGCTACACACTAGTGCGGTCCGTTTAATAGAGAGCATATTTAGTATACTGAGCATGTTACTGGAACCAGACACTCCTAGAGCACAATCCTCATTTTGCCACTAGGTAACCTTGGGCAGTCAATTAAGAGACTCAGTTGCTTCACTTTTAGAGTAAGATACCAGCCCCCTATATAACTCTGTTAGAAACAATCAAGTATGTAAGAAGCTTTTAAGATACAGGCATTATGTGCAAAGTGTTTAGACACGAGAAATGAAGATTTAATTGGAAGCTTAGTGCTCAACTGTAATATGGTACTTACAACAGCAAAGGTGAAATCAATAAACCTCTTGTTGCTGTCATTCAATCGCAGAGTAGCAGATGTGTTGCCACAGCTACCAGTGACATTAGTGGTCTTTGGGTTGATGTTAATCAAAACAGGCTGAAATTAAAACCAGACACTGGTTAGTCAAGAAGCTTCTAgtggttcaaaaaaaaaaaaaaaagacattctgCTGCTGTCAGAAGGGAACTCCCTATTTTCCCCTCAATGTTTAGTCTTACTCTCAACAAGACCGTATCATAAACAAGGTGAGTATTCATGCTAGGGTAAACTGAATCATGTTCTGCCAAGCTATTTTAAGTGACACTTAAGGTTAGCAGTACTGGAcaagatgggggcggggggggagaaatcTTGCCCACTGACACTCTCTCCCATTCAACTTTTTTATGGAGCTGAAGACAGATCCTTCCTTTATTTTGTGCATCAGATAATAGCACAGCTCTGGCAGTCAGATGCCTTAATTTGGGCTCCCTCTGCAACTAAGCAGAGCATCTGCAGGTCCCAGCCTTAAAAGCTATTGAAATGCCTTGGTCAGGTTACAATATCAAGATATTCCTCAGAAAGTTACCATTTTAAATAGGTGGGTAGGCAGAGTTCTGGAGCTAGAAAGTATCCCTTGATTAGTCTGATACATGTATACTAGAGGGGGCATTCATAACACTGAAGTTAATGCCAAATATTCATACTTATGCAAACAAGATTGCTTTTAAGATATTAAAAACAGCACCTTCTCTTGAGAGACATTCAGTTGCAGCCCCATTGTAGCCAGAAGACAGATTTTATCGCCCTCTTTAAGAGAATAGTTTCCAATGAGTGGTTTCTCCACTGGTTTAGAAGTTGTAGTTGGCAGAGGTGATGAAGCAGTAGTGATAGGTGCAGTAGTTAAGTTGGCAACAGTGGTAGGTGCAACAGTAGATCTATCAGCTTCACATGtagaatctgaaaaaaaaatgtagcatgACTTCCTAGCTACTATATAGCATGAAGATACATTTTTGATAACATTAAGCAGTTGTCAGAGGTTGTTTGTTACAGATGGCTCTGCTGTCACATTTTTTGTGGAGGGAGTATTTTGGCCTTAAGCCTCCTACAGAGTTTAGTCAAATCTTTGATGTTTTAGCATCAAGGCATGCAGTAACCGTGCAATATTTCAAACAGAACTGTCTTTCCATTAACAGTAACGGAAGAGGTAAGCTAGTTTCATTCTGCCCTGGCAAAGTTAGGAGCAGCGTAGCAGGTAAAGAGGTCACCCTGTTGATATAGCAGGTGAAGACAGTGGGCAGAGGAAGTTCTGGCAAGGCTAAGGCTTCTTTCCTTTAGAGCCACAACAAGCCTTTGAAGTGTAGTATACTTGCTTTGTGTGCTCTTTAGTAAGATTATCTGCTAGTCACTGTTGAACTGGACACCTGAGGCTCAAAATGTTTGAGTCCTGGACTAAGAGGCAGTATGACTTCTGTTTACAGAGGTACCTTGAGACTCAGATATGATCTAGTTGTAGTGGTACAATTAGTTCAGGGATCAGAGTATTTAAAAATCCCAAGTCAGCTAGCAAATACTCATTAAGAACTGCATTTTGACCAATATGTATTATACAGACTCAAGTCAGTCTGTCCCACTGATCTAGTTTCAGATCAGCAGTTGGTTCATGATACGAACAAGGACAATGGATGTTTATACTCATGTTGGTTCAAGAGTTTAGGCAAGATAAGCAGCAATTCACTATAAAAATTCCAGTGATTCACTACTTTACAACATTAAAGTCACTCTGCACTGCATTCCTAAAATGAGAGTTTGGATACAGAACCACCACACACAATTTTAAGTGACTTACCATTTTTACTAACAGTGCCATTTTGAACAAAAGCCTGCAGAGTGACATTCCAGAAGAACAGAGACACATTTGCCGCTTCAATAGAGTCAAGGTGATGGCATTTGTAGACAGTATTCAGTTGGACTGGACGCATAGGGTCCTTTACAACAATAGTAATTGGTCCTATAAGCAAGAACACAGTTTAATCTTAATGTGTTTtagagagacaaaaaaaaaaggaagtttacaaTTAATACAAGGAGCAGGATGCCTGTTAGTCACTTTAACACTGCTGCTACACATTCTTCCCCTTCGCCCCTTCACATATCCATTTTAAATATTGTAGAGTGGTACTATAGCTTACAAAGCTAACTAAGCAAGTCTGGGAAAAGTAACTGCTCCTCCCAGTAGGATGCTTCCTTTTAAAATTCTTAAGGTACAGGAAAGGGGTCCAAAGTTAGTGCTTTGCTACTAGCTGTCCAAGATGCACACTCATTTAGTGAAGTGTACATTGTAACACTTTGTATCATAACACTAGTGTTCTTGGAGACTGGCCAATGCACATGAAAGTCAGCAAGCACTTAAAAATAATTCCCCATCCATACTGAGGGAGAGTCTAGTAGATTACTGCAAACATTAACTAGAATCTACAATACATTCATAAAAACAGATAGGACGCTCTTATTGGTATGCAATACTTGCAAGAAAGAGGGACGGGGCAGAGGAATGAGTAGCTATAAAAATCAATTAGAGGGATGGTATATTGCAATAATCATTGTTGTTTATCTTTAATTTAGTCATTGTTCAGCCACACAAGATAAAATCCCACATATTACCTTTTGTTTTAGCATCTTTAAAGACTGCATCATTGGTGTTGTAAGTAAAGGAGATGATGTTTCCCTGATAAGTTTCATTAGTCTTAGTAAAGTTGATACTCCAAGAGTGACCTGCTCCAAATTGTATTGCTAGTAGTGGGGCATGTGTGTTATTGCCACAGGTGCTTCCGTCATGTGTTACATTGGTAGATGGTTTTAAGGTTGCATTTTTCTACAAGAAAAAAAGTAGTTTAATTCAGACAGACATTCTCCCCATGCTGGAGTATTTCCTGGGAAGTGTCATAATCTTGTTGAAGTGGAAGCTTCCATAAAACAATTCCTAACGTAAACAGAGAACTGAACTCATAGAAGGATTAAGAAAGTAACTCCATTATACACATTGTTCTAGAGTTTACCACCATCTGAATGAGAAAAGTGCTGTGATGGATTCAGTTATGAGACAATAGGAGTTGAAAGATCTAGCCAACGGTCTTAACCtgcatgggagaaaaaaaaaagccaacaaaaaaccccaccaccctAGCATTTAGATAGTACTTTACATCAGTAACTTCAAAGGTTACTCCCACTCAGGAAAACTGATGTTTAGCTGAAGTAATTCAGTATGGGTAGCGTGGCCAGAACCACACTTAACAGTTATGGTTTTGAGTGAGAACCTGCTACAGGTTTGAGTAGAGCCATGAAGCATGACtaggggcctaccaaattcacagccatgaaaaacatgccACAGACTGAAATttggtcttgtgtgcttttaccctatactatacagatttagTATACAGATACTACAGAGAAGAGAAGTGTTTCTCAAATTtggggccctgacccaaaagggagttacaAGGGGGGGTCCACAACATTTTGGGGGGTTTGTGGTATTGccacttacttctgcactgccttcagagctgggtggccagagagcagtgtATGCTGATTGCGGGCCCAGCTCTGCAAGCAGCAGCGCAGAACTAAGGATGGCAATActataccaggccatccttacttctatgctgctgctggtgtTGGCTCCCagacagcagctgccactctccagctacccaactctgaaggcagtgcaagCAACAgcgcagtactgctacccttacttctgcaactccccctacaataacctacagactcaggaagacagttAATTTACACTTGAAAAGCGATGTTTGTAACAATAAGAACTAGAAGTTTTTAAAGAGTGGAAGATTAGACTATAGGGAGATTCAAAAGTTTCCTAATTGCCCCCAAACAAGTAGGTTAAAGCCCTTGTTTTAGAGTTAAACATGATTCAGTAGAGAGTTTAATGAGTTATTTCAAACAAAAATATCTTAAGTTTTAATACTACCCAGTGTTAACTCGGAGTACCATGCTAAGACAAAGCAAGGAAGTCTAACTTCTTGTCCAATCtgaataaaatgttattttaaaatgtattatgccAACACAGTAACATTATGTAAGTTATTTAAACAAACACTGACTGCTCCTTTAAAAAAGCTGAGATCAGCTATTTAAAAGAGGTAAACTTGACTTATTCTTCAACTTTACCAGGACTAGCTACAAGGGTAATTGTTTTGAAGTTTCTCAAGACTGAACAGAGAAGTGAAATGGATAATACATCCAACATCAGAAGTTAACACTAAATTCAGTACTTACATATTCACTACTGTTTGTTTCATATTTTATCAAGAAGCTCATCATCCATTCTGCATATATGCACGTATTATTGGAGAGATCTTTCACATTTACTTCCACTGCATGTGACTGGAAAAAACCTATAATACATATAATTGTTTGCTTACAAGACATTGATACTTCATTTTATTGTATATTTCACAAATTCcttcattaaaacattttgtgattGTAAACAGAGCAAGTTCTCCCAGGCTTTTTGCTAGAGACATGAAGAAAGTTACGTGATTTTTAATACTAGAATTAGAAACAAGATATAACTGCTGATTTGAAATTAAAATTGCAGAAGAGTTCTGGAGTTTTATCCAGTCCTGCTACATAAGGAATGTTTTGCACATTAGTTGTCTGATGCAGACAAATTTAGCTCAGAAGAATTTGCATTTTACTTAAAGCAGCTAGAAAGCAAGAACAAGTTCAGAAAGTTTGAGCACATTGGACTTTGTGCATGAGCTAAGCAGCTTGTCAAACCTTAAGAGGTTATGTCAATAACTCATTTAATTAAGGTTTTAACACTGAAGATATTTAGTACTTCAAGACAGAATTCCCTGAACTAGTTAGTGAGATAATGGCTGTAAGTAGTCATTATGGTTTGTTTTATCAACGGATATGACCTAAGATGACCTGTAAAGAATGAGTGTGTGCgccttttttaaattgtattttgtgTTTCTGGACTTTAACTGAAGAACCTGGATAGCAAATTTATTTTCCCTTCTGACTCTTTATAGGTTGCCAGTACTACAGGTGTTTAAAAAGTTTAACAAATCTGACTGAGGTGGCACTTTCACTTTCTTGATATCTGCAATATTATACTTTTACTAGCTCGCCAGCTGGCCACAGTCTTCAGAAGAGAGGTTAGAAATGCAGGTCTTGCCCAATATAAAAAGTGAGGCATTCCAGGTAAAAGGAGCACAAGCTCTGTTTTAATAACATAGGTCACCTTAAGCTTCCTTTTCACAAAACCCTGAGGATTTTTTTTGACTGAGTTATTCTCAAAGGCATTTTGAGATGCactgttaaaataaacaaaaaaccaaaccaaacacaaaataaaataaaaatacacatcACAACCTAACAGTGGGAACTGGTTCAGCTTGCAAGCTCCCTAGTTGCTGACAGGTAAGTCAGCTTTAAGGATATTGGACTACAGTTTGCCATTGTTTTCAAAATATTATCTTCTTTGTATTCAGAGGACTGTACTCAAACTGCCAGGAAAAACCTGTCTGTATTATATCCTATCATTACTGACAAGGCAGAATGCATTTATACACTTTCTATGTTAGAGTAGTACCAAAGACCAAGTTTTGTGAAGCTTATCAAAGGAACTTTGGAACATGGTAAATTGTGCTTGTTACCACTACAAATTCTTTCTACCTAGAGCGATTACACCAGGTTAGGAGATAACCCTGATCTGCATTTGGATCCAAGGTTATAGTACAACGAGCGATTAAGATTCCAGTTTGGTTTCTCCAAAAGGATAAGAGTTTTGAGAAATTTTAGTCCAAGCACTGCAATGAATAAGCCAACCTGCCTACACTGCGATGCATGGTCATTTGTTAGTGACACCTCAGTGTTCAGAAAAGCCAGTCAAAACACTATCTCTCCAAGAAGAGAGGGTCAGTACTTAAGGGTTTGTTGTTTTAATATACAACCACCTTCTCTCTCCCTGTCACCACCacctttaaaaaaagtttgtaaTGCACAAGATTTCAAAACAACCCTCATTACAGCACGTAAGCAGTGACTGAGCTGTAAGGACTTGCAAAACCTTGTCTTTTAAGTAAGTGTCCAAGCTTCCTTGCTAGATCTTGTATGTACTAGTCAGCCCGCAGACAATTACTCCTCCCTTTTCTTTAGAGAAACGCCTGCTCCCTGTACTAGACATGTTTTCATGTTGCCTCCCTTCACTATGCTCCTGCCCCCACCACATGATATGCTACCAGATAGCTTTGCGTTTTGATGATTGAAGCCATTACAGAGTCTCTGAGTGCCTCTGCATTTAACCATTACCAGAACTTGTTCAAGTTTCCAGGCTCTACCAATACAGTTTGCTGAAACTCATTTGTACTTGGTCACAGAAAGTTCTACTTTGATGTGGTTTTCTACCATCACACATTCAGCAAGAGGGATGCTTAGTGTTACTAGATGAAAGCGTCACCACCATTTCCCGCTCTATATAAGTAAGCAGGAAGTTTTGACAGCAGTTTTATAGCAAGATGTTAGTAAAAAAGTTGTCACACGGAAATCAAGCCAAGAGGTACAAACATAAGAGTGGCAGTTATATACAACTCCATAATCTTCATGTTGTCACCATCATAGGGTACCATCACAGCATTGTTATTCAAGTCCACAACATAatttgttaaaaagaaaaatgttcatGATAAATATGCTAGCTCATACATGCTAGCTCTGAAATTACTATCTTCACACTGTCTTCAAAAACAGCATGGATTGGGCAAGACTCATAGCAAGGAATCCATTCTATTTCATGCTACTGACTTGCTCCAGTAAGTTTATTTGCCTCTATgcctcattcccattttacagatgacgaAAGCCACTTATGCACCTTCATAAAAGGCTAAGATGTTTGGATAAAGGTGCAACTGAAGTGCAAAATTATCCTTTTGCCTTCCAGCTGGACTATTCCAATAAGGAAGAGCAGAATGGAAGCAGAATTTAGAGGAACATCCTCTACTTATTGGAAAGATCAGTCTTTTTAGAGGTTATTTAGTGATTATGAAGGATGCCTGAATATAGGGGCGATCCCTACTCAAAAGTATAAGTTGGATACCCAATACTCAAGCCAATGTTCTCTAACTCACCCACCACGGCCTACAGAAATAAATGGGAAAACAATGCTTGCTTTGCCAGGAGAATGAGAGAAGTTTTTTGTTTGACGTGGCAGTGGATGCAGCAGaaactagggttaccatatgtccaggGTTTCTAGACAGTCTCTTTTTTGAGCCTGCTTTTTCTCTCCAGGGTTTTCAAACAACAtgaagggggagaggagaagacgACGACGGGTTTGCAGAGCAGAACAAGCTGCAGCCCAGAAAGAATGCCAACTGGTCTCTCTCCTGCATCTGACTGGTTCATTCCCCTACAAGCCACAGCTGCTGGATCCCACCCATCCAGTCCCCCCACAGACCTGGGGGAGCAGTCCCCAAAGGGCTTCAGCTGCCCTGCCACCATGACAGGGAGTaacactgccccccacctccagtgagCATCCCCCAACTTTCCTCTCCCCAACCCGGTCCTCTTTTTGAGAACCTGAAATATGATAACTCTAG
Encoded proteins:
- the LAMP2 gene encoding lysosome-associated membrane glycoprotein 2 isoform X2, which encodes MTGLGLSLRPSVRLAGPPALVNMATRSPWPRPLSLPCCCLLLLALGGPGFFQSHAVEVNVKDLSNNTCIYAEWMMSFLIKYETNSSEYKNATLKPSTNVTHDGSTCGNNTHAPLLAIQFGAGHSWSINFTKTNETYQGNIISFTYNTNDAVFKDAKTKGPITIVVKDPMRPVQLNTVYKCHHLDSIEAANVSLFFWNVTLQAFVQNGTVSKNDSTCEADRSTVAPTTVANLTTAPITTASSPLPTTTSKPVEKPLIGNYSLKEGDKICLLATMGLQLNVSQEKPVLININPKTTNVTGSCGNTSATLRLNDSNKRFIDFTFAVKNTTANTQRFYLKEVNITLISSINGSEPLNAGNNNLSIWDTFLGSSYMCQKEQTVLVTEDLQIHTFDLRIQPFKVQDNKYSKAEECFADSDLNFLIPIAVGVALGFLIILVFISYVIGRRKSRTGYQSV
- the LAMP2 gene encoding lysosome-associated membrane glycoprotein 2 isoform X1; protein product: MTGLGLSLRPSVRLAGPPALVNMATRSPWPRPLSLPCCCLLLLALGGPGFFQSHAVEVNVKDLSNNTCIYAEWMMSFLIKYETNSSEYKNATLKPSTNVTHDGSTCGNNTHAPLLAIQFGAGHSWSINFTKTNETYQGNIISFTYNTNDAVFKDAKTKGPITIVVKDPMRPVQLNTVYKCHHLDSIEAANVSLFFWNVTLQAFVQNGTVSKNDSTCEADRSTVAPTTVANLTTAPITTASSPLPTTTSKPVEKPLIGNYSLKEGDKICLLATMGLQLNVSQEKPVLININPKTTNVTGSCGNTSATLRLNDSNKRFIDFTFAVKNTTANTQRFYLKEVNITLISSINGSEPLNAGNNNLSIWDTFLGSSYMCQKEQTVLVTEDLQIHTFDLRIQPFKVQDNKYSKAEDCSPDVDNFIVPITVGAALGGLVALVLVAYFVSHKKHRNAGYQQF
- the LAMP2 gene encoding lysosome-associated membrane glycoprotein 2 isoform X3 translates to MTGLGLSLRPSVRLAGPPALVNMATRSPWPRPLSLPCCCLLLLALGGPGFFQSHAVEVNVKDLSNNTCIYAEWMMSFLIKYETNSSEYKNATLKPSTNVTHDGSTCGNNTHAPLLAIQFGAGHSWSINFTKTNETYQGNIISFTYNTNDAVFKDAKTKGPITIVVKDPMRPVQLNTVYKCHHLDSIEAANVSLFFWNVTLQAFVQNGTVSKNDSTCEADRSTVAPTTVANLTTAPITTASSPLPTTTSKPVEKPLIGNYSLKEGDKICLLATMGLQLNVSQEKPVLININPKTTNVTGSCGNTSATLRLNDSNKRFIDFTFAVKNTTANTQRFYLKEVNITLISSINGSEPLNAGNNNLSIWDTFLGSSYMCQKEQTVLVTEDLQIHTFDLRIQPFKVQDNKYSKAQECSLDDDTILIPIIVGAALAGLIVIIVIAYIIGRRKTYAGYQTL